From Aristaeella lactis, the proteins below share one genomic window:
- the asd gene encoding aspartate-semialdehyde dehydrogenase, which produces MTQYRVGIIGATGMVGQRFITLLKDHPWFKVTCLAASARSAGKKYKDAVGERWAFDWPIPDYAADMTIVDAADIDAVGELVDFCFCAVDMKKDEVRALEENYAKHEIPIISNNSACRGIEDVPMVVPEINASHLAVIDTQRKRLGSKYGFIAVKPNCSIQSYVPALTPLLDFEPTQVSVCTYQAISGAGKTFKSWPEMVDNVIPYIGGEDEKSENEPLKLWGTVEDKGNGPVIVNAAEPVISAQCLRVACSDGHMAAVSVSFRKKVTKEQILERWANFETEAQRLELPNAPKPFLQYFEDPSRPQTRLDRDFQNGFGVSIGRLREDKIFDWKFVCLSHNTIRGAAGGGMLTAELLCRKGIIVAKQK; this is translated from the coding sequence ATGACTCAGTATCGCGTCGGTATCATCGGTGCCACCGGAATGGTGGGACAGCGTTTCATTACCCTGCTGAAGGACCATCCCTGGTTCAAAGTGACCTGCCTGGCGGCTTCTGCCCGCAGCGCCGGTAAGAAATACAAGGATGCAGTGGGAGAACGCTGGGCTTTTGACTGGCCGATCCCGGATTATGCCGCGGATATGACCATTGTGGACGCTGCGGATATCGATGCCGTCGGCGAACTGGTTGACTTCTGCTTCTGCGCCGTGGACATGAAGAAGGACGAAGTCCGCGCCCTGGAAGAAAATTACGCAAAGCATGAAATTCCGATCATCAGCAACAACAGTGCCTGCCGTGGGATTGAAGACGTTCCCATGGTAGTGCCGGAGATCAATGCCTCCCACTTGGCTGTGATCGATACCCAGCGGAAGCGCCTGGGAAGCAAGTACGGCTTTATCGCCGTTAAACCCAACTGCTCCATCCAGAGCTATGTGCCTGCCCTGACCCCCCTGCTGGACTTTGAGCCCACCCAGGTCAGCGTATGCACCTATCAGGCGATCAGCGGCGCCGGCAAGACCTTCAAGAGCTGGCCGGAGATGGTGGATAACGTCATCCCCTATATTGGCGGGGAAGACGAGAAGAGCGAAAACGAGCCCCTGAAGCTGTGGGGTACCGTGGAAGACAAGGGCAACGGCCCGGTGATCGTGAACGCAGCGGAGCCTGTGATCAGCGCCCAGTGCCTGCGCGTTGCCTGCAGCGACGGTCATATGGCTGCTGTTTCCGTCAGCTTCCGCAAGAAGGTTACCAAAGAACAGATCCTGGAGCGGTGGGCGAACTTTGAGACAGAAGCCCAGCGGCTGGAGCTGCCGAACGCTCCCAAGCCATTCCTTCAGTACTTTGAGGATCCGTCCCGTCCCCAGACCCGTCTGGACCGGGATTTCCAGAACGGCTTCGGCGTCAGCATCGGCCGTCTGCGTGAAGACAAGATCTTCGACTGGAAGTTTGTGTGCCTGAGCCACAACACGATCCGCGGCGCTGCCGGCGGCGGTATGCTGACTGCGGAACTGCTGTGCAGGAAAGGAATCATTGTTGCGAAGCAAAAATGA